The Thermococcus henrietii genome segment ACTCGTCAAAGGTCATCAGGGGCTTCTCTATCCCAAGCCTCTGGCGGAGCTTTTCGAGGTTCACGAAGAAGGCCTCGAACTGGTAGAGCCTCTCCGCTTTCTCCAGCTCCCTGACACGCCTCGAAAGCTGGTTGTCGGGGAGCTTCTCCAGCGTTTCGACAATCCTGTCGCCAACATCTCTGATAAACTCCAGAGCTTCCTTATCCAAACCCAACACCTCCGAACAGTAGAAAGACAAAAGCGACCATTTCGCGTTCGCACGGCGGTTTTTCACATCGATAAAGTAGGGCAAAATGCTCTCCTCGGCCAAGAGCCTGCCATAGACCTCATTGGCGTAGCTCCTCTCGTACTTCTCAAACTCCTCCTCAGCCGGCTTCTTTCTCCACCCCATAGCCACAATTCTCTTCCAGCCCCTTGGGTCCTCCCTGCTTGCGTGGGCGATGAAGCGTAGGACGGGCGTTGGGACGTGGATTATCTGAAGGTCTTGCCCCTGGTTGTTGTTCACGAAATAGTAAAGCGTTATTGACGCACTGGCCCAGAGGTCGTCGCGCTCCGTCTTCCTCGTCAGCTCTCCGAGGAGGTGGAACAGGAAGTTCTCCGGCCTCTTGAAGTCCCTCGCGTTTGAGGCGAGGAAGTTCTTCCTGACGTCGTTTAGGGCTTCGCCGTGGAGTTCGAGCATGAGCTCGTAGGGGTAGGTGTGCATCACGAGGACCCTTCTTCCCACCTTGTAGGCCACCAGCGGAAGGAACTGGACGAGGAAGAGGCAGTGAGAGCAGACGTTGAGGCCGTCCTTGGCGGAGGGGAAGTAGTTGGGAACTCCCCCAGTGCCGACCAGCGGGAAATCGGAGCGGTAGACAGGTTTTGGACGGGAGTGTCTCCTACCGCAGATTTCGCAGATTGGCGTGTTGGGGTCTTCAGGCTCCCCGAGGAGACCTCTGAGGTTTTGGGCTATGGCCCCGGGGATTCTCTTCTTCGCCATGCTCGGGTTGGCCATGAGTATTCCGCTGTTGGGGAGCATCATCGCGTGAATGTAGCCGGAACTCCACTCCTTGCGCGCGTAGAGCTTTGAGGCAAAGTCTATTGCCTTCTCGATGTCTTTTCCCGTGAGTTCTTCCGGAGAGTTCTTTCTGTTTATGAGGAGCAACGCAACAAGGCCAGCATCAACGAATGGGTGTCCCGTCCAGTGAAACCCGATTTTCTGTTTTTCCACCTTGTGGAGATTTTTAGCCGGGTGTTTGACTGAACCGCGGGAGGGTTTCCCCTTTGGATGGTCCTTCAAAAACACATCAAGAGGCTTCTCCTTTCCGATTTCCTCCACCTCCTCTCCTGCGTCCCTCCGGTTTACGCCCGTTCACCTTCACCATCCCAAACCCTATCGAGTTCTTCTCCCCGAAACCGGCGAGGTAGCCGGCCTTCAGGAGGCCTTCATCGCCTTTCGCGCGGAAGACTAGATGCCACGCGACCTGGTAGATCCCCCTTTTGACCTCGAAGCGCTTGGACTTGGCGTTGAGGACCTTCATCTCGAAGTCCTCGGGCGGATTCGT includes the following:
- the cas8a1 gene encoding type I-B CRISPR-associated protein Cas8b1/Cst1, which produces MEKQKIGFHWTGHPFVDAGLVALLLINRKNSPEELTGKDIEKAIDFASKLYARKEWSSGYIHAMMLPNSGILMANPSMAKKRIPGAIAQNLRGLLGEPEDPNTPICEICGRRHSRPKPVYRSDFPLVGTGGVPNYFPSAKDGLNVCSHCLFLVQFLPLVAYKVGRRVLVMHTYPYELMLELHGEALNDVRKNFLASNARDFKRPENFLFHLLGELTRKTERDDLWASASITLYYFVNNNQGQDLQIIHVPTPVLRFIAHASREDPRGWKRIVAMGWRKKPAEEEFEKYERSYANEVYGRLLAEESILPYFIDVKNRRANAKWSLLSFYCSEVLGLDKEALEFIRDVGDRIVETLEKLPDNQLSRRVRELEKAERLYQFEAFFVNLEKLRQRLGIEKPLMTFDEFATVLTSYGEDLNVSWRTVKHLLLFRVYEKLHDRLMKASEEAEEAGEAEEIEDVGIYGLGEVEE